A DNA window from Brachionichthys hirsutus isolate HB-005 chromosome 10, CSIRO-AGI_Bhir_v1, whole genome shotgun sequence contains the following coding sequences:
- the grk1b gene encoding rhodopsin kinase GRK1b, whose protein sequence is MDIGGLETVVANSAYVSARGSVDGAAAATMRDKKMRARLNLPHIRDCEQTKATVDATFGSMCVKQPIGKRLFQQFLDSDATHKNAGELWKDIEDYTICQENDKVQKAQKMVNKYYESSSKSFCRFLEEKAIARVKEDFKNVRGDLFKESEQQLLKHMEKTAVDGFKNSMYFPRFVQFKWLESRPVDEEWFVDFRVLGKGGFGEVFACQAKATGKMYANKKLEKKRLKKRKGYEGAIVEKRILAKVHSRFIVSLAYAFQTKTDLCLVMTIMNGGDLRFHMYDVDEKNPGFDQKRACFYTAQIICGLEHLHQHRIIYRDLKPENVLLDDAGHVRLSDLGLAVELPPGKDTTNGYAGTPGFMAPELLQKKDYDYTVDYFTLGVTLYEMIEAKGPFRTRGEKVENSEVARRITNDPAAYTPKFSKECKDICEGLLEKAAVKRLGFKNNCCEELKNQPFFKEINWGRLEAGMLPPPFIPDPKMVYAKGIDDVGAFSTIKGVVLDNKDTEFYNDFASGNVPIPWQEEMIETGVFGELNAWGENGKLPNDLDPNYVEAKGGGCVIL, encoded by the exons ATGGACATCGGTGGTTTGGAGACAGTGGTGGCAAATTCTGCCTACGTCTCAGCACGTGGCAGCGTGGacggagctgctgcagccacaATGCGAGACAAGAAGATGCGAGCCAGGCTGAATCTCCCACACATCAGAGACTGTGAGCAGACGAAAGCAACTGTAGACGCAACCTTTGGCAGCATGTGTGTCAAACAGCCCATCGGCAAGCGCCTGTTTCAACAGTTTCTAGACAGCGACGCGACCCATAAGAATGCTGGAGAGCTGTGGAAAGACATAGAAGACTACACCATATGCCAAGAGAATGACAAAGTTCAGAAGGCCCAAAAGATGGTCAACAAATACTACGAGTCATCTTCAAAGAGTTTTTGCCGCTTCCTGGAGGAAAAGGCCATCGCTCGCGTCAAGGAAGACTTCAAGAATGTCCGCGGGGATCTTTTTAAAGAGAGCGAGCAGCAACTGCTCAAACACATGGAGAAGACGGCCGTAGATGGCTTCAAGAACAGCATGTACTTCCCGCGTTTTGTTCAGTTCAAATGGCTGGAGAGCCGCCCTGTTGATGAGGAGTGGTTCGTGGACTTCCGGGTCCTGGGTAAAGGAGGTTTTGGGGAAGTGTTTGCTTGTCAGGCTAAGGCCACTGGCAAAATGTATGCCAACAAAAAGCTGGAGAAAAAGAGGCTGAAGAAACGCAAAGGCTATGAG GGTGCAATCGTGGAGAAGCGCATCCTCGCAAAAGTTCACAGCCGCTTCATTGTGTCGTTGGCTTACGCCTTCCAGACCAAGACCGACCTCTGCCTAGTTATGACCATCATGAACGGTGGAGACCTCAG GTTTCATATGTATGATGTGGATGAAAAGAATCCTGGTTTCGATCAGAAGAGAGCGTGTTTCTATACAGCTCAGATCATCTGTGGTTTGGAGCACCTTCACCAACACAGGATCATCTACAGAGACCTGAAACCAGAGAATGTACTGCTGGACGATGCAG GACACGTCCGCCTGTCCGATTTGGGTCTGGCAGTTGAGCTTCCACCAGGAAAAGACACAACAAATGGATATGCAGGAACTCCAG GCTTTATGGCtccagagctgctgcagaagaaggaCTACGACTACACAGTGGACTATTTCACTCTGGGAGTGACCCTGTATGAGATGATCGAAGCCAAGGGGCCATTTAGAACACGAGGAGAGAAG gTTGAGAACAGCGAGGTGGCTCGCAGAATCACAAATGATCCAGCTGCGTATACACCAAAGTTTAGCAAAGAGTGCAAGGATATTTGTGAAGGCCTGTTGGAGAAAGCTGCAGTGAAACGCCTCGGGTTTAAAAATAATTGCTGCGAGGAGCTCAAGAATCAGCCCTTCTTCAAAGAGATTAACTGGGGTCGTTTGGAAGCAG GTATGCTGCCGCCACCATTTATCCCCGATCCAAAGATGGTCTATGCCAAAGGTATTGATGATGTGGGCGCCTTCAGCACAATCAAGGGAGTGGTCCTGGATAACAAGGACACAGAGTTCTACAACGACTTTGCCTCTGGCAACGTCCCGATCCCCTGGCAAGAGGAGATGATTGAAACAGGAGTGTTTGGAGAGCTGAATGCTTGGGGGGAGAATGGCAAGCTGCCCAATGACCTTGATCCAAACTACGTGGAAGCTAAAGGTGGAGGATGTGTGATTCTTTGA